The Macrobrachium rosenbergii isolate ZJJX-2024 chromosome 8, ASM4041242v1, whole genome shotgun sequence genome includes a region encoding these proteins:
- the LOC136840877 gene encoding secreted protein C-like isoform X2, whose amino-acid sequence MDRLTVLLVLVGFLSPWGSLMVQGQPSGPSLTKIPGSPWSFFPSQGGVPSSNALLVGPGSLSGSSGPDGSFVTGTGNWYAVTGNKPGSSVAFFPSQGGVSSSNTLLVGPGSISTSSGPRGSFVTRTGKWSATTVSKPGISVMFFPSQGGVSSFQSVLVRPGSISGSSGPGRSFVTGTGNWYAVPGSKSGTSVAFFPPRRGVSSSQSVLVGPGSISGSGGPGGSFVTGTGNWYAVPGSKPGMSVSFFPPQGGVLSSQSVLAGQGSISGSSGPRGSFVTGTGNWYGVPGSKPGTSVAFFPLQRGVSSSQSVLVGPGSISGSSGPRGSFITGTGNWSAVTSSKPGTSVSFSPPLGGVSSSQSVLVGPGSISGSSGPGGSFVTGTGNWSATTGSKPGTSVSFFPSQGGVSSSQSVLVGPGSISGSSGSGGSFVTGKCLGKPGSVVFPIPGRSFIKPSGTRLNIWFQWRFSWSTVHPREEFHHPNLFWWDQAQYLVPLVHEEASLLELGTGVP is encoded by the exons ATGGATCGACTCACTGTGCTTCTGGTGCTGGTAGGATTCCTGAGTCCTTGGGGGAGCCTCATGGTGCAAGGACAGCCTA GTGGTCCATCATTAACGAAGATTCCTGGAAGCCCCTGGTCATTTTTCCCATCACAAGGAGGAGTTCCATCGTCAAACGCTCTTTTAGTGGGACCAGGCTCACTCTCTGGATCCAGTGGTCCAGATGGTAGCTTTGTTACTGGGACTGGGAACTGGTATGCTGTCACTGGTAATAAACCTGGTTCTTCAGTGGCGTTTTTCCCATCCCAGGGAGGAGTTTCATCATCCAACACTCTTTTAGTGGGACCAGGCTCAATATCTACTTCCAGTGGTCCACGAGGAAGCTTCGTTACTAGAACTGGGAAATGGAGTGCCACAACTGTAAGTAAACCTGGTATTTCAGTGATGTTTTTCCCATCCCAGGGAGGAGTTTCATCATTCCAATCTGTTTTGGTGAGACCAGGATCAATATCTGGTTCCAGTGGTCCAGGAAGAAGCTTTGTTACTGGGACTGGGAACTGGTATGCCGTCCCTGGTAGTAAATCTGGTACTTCAGTGGCGTTTTTCCCACCCCGGAGAGGAGTTTCATCATCCCAATCTGTTTTGGTGGGACCAGGATCAATATCTGGGTCCGGTGGTCCAGGAGGAAGCTTCGTTACTGGAACTGGGAACTGGTATGCTGTCCCTGGTAGTAAACCTGGCATGTCAGTGTCGTTTTTCCCACCCCAGGGAGGAGTTTTATCATCCCAATCTGTTTTGGCGGGACAAGGCTCAATATCTGGTTCCAGTGGTCCACGAGGAAGCTTCGTTACTGGAACTGGGAACTGGTATGGTGTCCCTGGTAGTAAACCTGGTACGTCAGTGGCGTTTTTCCCACTCCAGAGAGGAGTTTCATCATCCCAATCTGTTTTGGTAGGACCAGGCTCAATATCTGGTTCCAGCGGTCCACGAGGAAGCTTCATTACTGGAACTGGGAACTGGAGTGCCGTAACTAGTAGTAAACCTGGTACTTCAGTGTCGTTTTCCCCACCCCTGGGAGGAGTTTCATCATCCCAATCTGTTTTGGTGGGACCAGGCTCAATATCTGGTTCCAGTGGTCCAGGAGGAAGCTTCGTTACGGGAACTGGGAACTGGAGTGCCACAACCGGCAGTAAACCTGGTACTTCAGTGTCGTTTTTCCCATCCCAGGGAGGAGTTTCATCATCCCAATCTGTTTTAGTGGGACCAGGCTCAATATCTGGTTCCAGTGGTTCAGGAGGAAGCTTCGTTACTGGAAAGTGCCTGGGTAAACCTGGTAGTGTCGTTTTTCCCATCCCAGGAAGGAGTTTCATCAAACCTAGTGGGACCAGGCTCAATATCTGGTTCCAGTGGCGCTTTTCCTGGAGTACCGTACACCCCAGGGAGGAGTTTCATCATCCCAATCTGTTTTGGTGGGACCAGGCTCAATATCTGGTTCCATTGGTCCACGAGGAAGCTTCGTTACTGGAACTGGGAACTGGAGTGCCGTAA
- the LOC136840877 gene encoding secreted protein C-like isoform X1 — translation MDRLTVLLVLVGFLSPWGSLMVQGQPNFSLLMEDIDFDPILGEKMKIPFPFSTAFGSDNFLKLDYANLPGFNSPPLLPGGPSLTKIPGSPWSFFPSQGGVPSSNALLVGPGSLSGSSGPDGSFVTGTGNWYAVTGNKPGSSVAFFPSQGGVSSSNTLLVGPGSISTSSGPRGSFVTRTGKWSATTVSKPGISVMFFPSQGGVSSFQSVLVRPGSISGSSGPGRSFVTGTGNWYAVPGSKSGTSVAFFPPRRGVSSSQSVLVGPGSISGSGGPGGSFVTGTGNWYAVPGSKPGMSVSFFPPQGGVLSSQSVLAGQGSISGSSGPRGSFVTGTGNWYGVPGSKPGTSVAFFPLQRGVSSSQSVLVGPGSISGSSGPRGSFITGTGNWSAVTSSKPGTSVSFSPPLGGVSSSQSVLVGPGSISGSSGPGGSFVTGTGNWSATTGSKPGTSVSFFPSQGGVSSSQSVLVGPGSISGSSGSGGSFVTGKCLGKPGSVVFPIPGRSFIKPSGTRLNIWFQWRFSWSTVHPREEFHHPNLFWWDQAQYLVPLVHEEASLLELGTGVP, via the exons ATGGATCGACTCACTGTGCTTCTGGTGCTGGTAGGATTCCTGAGTCCTTGGGGGAGCCTCATGGTGCAAGGACAGCCTA ACTTTTCTTTGCTTATGGAAGACATTGATTTCGACCCCATTTTAGGAGAGAAGATGAAGATTCCTTTCCCGTTTTCGACTGCGTTTGGAAGTGATAATTTTCTGAAACTAGACTATGCAAACTTACCTGGATTCAACTCTCCTCCATTACTTCCAGGTGGTCCATCATTAACGAAGATTCCTGGAAGCCCCTGGTCATTTTTCCCATCACAAGGAGGAGTTCCATCGTCAAACGCTCTTTTAGTGGGACCAGGCTCACTCTCTGGATCCAGTGGTCCAGATGGTAGCTTTGTTACTGGGACTGGGAACTGGTATGCTGTCACTGGTAATAAACCTGGTTCTTCAGTGGCGTTTTTCCCATCCCAGGGAGGAGTTTCATCATCCAACACTCTTTTAGTGGGACCAGGCTCAATATCTACTTCCAGTGGTCCACGAGGAAGCTTCGTTACTAGAACTGGGAAATGGAGTGCCACAACTGTAAGTAAACCTGGTATTTCAGTGATGTTTTTCCCATCCCAGGGAGGAGTTTCATCATTCCAATCTGTTTTGGTGAGACCAGGATCAATATCTGGTTCCAGTGGTCCAGGAAGAAGCTTTGTTACTGGGACTGGGAACTGGTATGCCGTCCCTGGTAGTAAATCTGGTACTTCAGTGGCGTTTTTCCCACCCCGGAGAGGAGTTTCATCATCCCAATCTGTTTTGGTGGGACCAGGATCAATATCTGGGTCCGGTGGTCCAGGAGGAAGCTTCGTTACTGGAACTGGGAACTGGTATGCTGTCCCTGGTAGTAAACCTGGCATGTCAGTGTCGTTTTTCCCACCCCAGGGAGGAGTTTTATCATCCCAATCTGTTTTGGCGGGACAAGGCTCAATATCTGGTTCCAGTGGTCCACGAGGAAGCTTCGTTACTGGAACTGGGAACTGGTATGGTGTCCCTGGTAGTAAACCTGGTACGTCAGTGGCGTTTTTCCCACTCCAGAGAGGAGTTTCATCATCCCAATCTGTTTTGGTAGGACCAGGCTCAATATCTGGTTCCAGCGGTCCACGAGGAAGCTTCATTACTGGAACTGGGAACTGGAGTGCCGTAACTAGTAGTAAACCTGGTACTTCAGTGTCGTTTTCCCCACCCCTGGGAGGAGTTTCATCATCCCAATCTGTTTTGGTGGGACCAGGCTCAATATCTGGTTCCAGTGGTCCAGGAGGAAGCTTCGTTACGGGAACTGGGAACTGGAGTGCCACAACCGGCAGTAAACCTGGTACTTCAGTGTCGTTTTTCCCATCCCAGGGAGGAGTTTCATCATCCCAATCTGTTTTAGTGGGACCAGGCTCAATATCTGGTTCCAGTGGTTCAGGAGGAAGCTTCGTTACTGGAAAGTGCCTGGGTAAACCTGGTAGTGTCGTTTTTCCCATCCCAGGAAGGAGTTTCATCAAACCTAGTGGGACCAGGCTCAATATCTGGTTCCAGTGGCGCTTTTCCTGGAGTACCGTACACCCCAGGGAGGAGTTTCATCATCCCAATCTGTTTTGGTGGGACCAGGCTCAATATCTGGTTCCATTGGTCCACGAGGAAGCTTCGTTACTGGAACTGGGAACTGGAGTGCCGTAA